The following DNA comes from Triplophysa dalaica isolate WHDGS20190420 chromosome 5, ASM1584641v1, whole genome shotgun sequence.
ccatTATGACCATAACAAGAATTTCTTTGGTGGTGTCTATTGGTTTTTTTCAGCAAGgttgtgtgtgcatatgtggtGCATTTGTTTGTCGTTTTGCAGATGCAAAGCAAATCATCTCGAAGGAACTGTTTGCTAAACGCAGCATGTTGCTCCATGTGACACCTGTTGAGTTATTACTGAGTGTGAggagaaaataaagattaagaATAAATTCAATGTGATGGTTAATATCTACTGGGTTACCTATtttacttattaaaaaaaaagactaaaactacttaaagtaataaagctacaatataatatttttaagcTTATGTGATTGATTGAGCTTAACCAAAGCTAATTTCTaactttctataaaaaaaattatgtagaTACAGTAAAAGCATATTTAGTGCATTCATTATGAAAAACAAATCTgatcaagaaaaaaacattttcattgaattacatttcattAGCCTTCTAAATCAAGTACTGTGAAATGGTATTAAAATGGGGTAGTTAAATACCGgtatcaaaataattgttttcttcTGAAGGTTCCACTTACCATTTATGGTTTCATCTAAACAAAATCTCACCAACACACTGCACTCCCTGTTGTTATCCTTTCTCctaaatttacataatttatgcCGGGCACCTACTTCACTTGCTGGACAAGCTTGATACAGCTCCTTCCTCATTCAGAGAAAGCCTATTGTACATGTACActcaaaaatgcattattaagcAAAAGTTCACTTTCTTACACTCCcaatattataaatatgctGTCTTTGTTGACACTTTCAGGCAAAAATAAGGATATTGAACTCATTTTAATTATGATGAGATAGTGATTTGTTATGTGCTGTATTTGGCTTAGAAGCTTAAACTAATGTCAACAAAGCTGATTCGTATTCGACCGGTAAACAAAACGCATCTTTTCTTCCTAAATGCTCAAGCATTCAGGGCTCTTAGGAGAAACAGTGACCCTGTCATGGTGATCCAGGACTCATCCGTTCAGAAAAGCAACACTATTGTTAATTGGGTGACCATAATACACTGGGAGGCGGACAAAAGCCACGGAAAGAGAGATTCGGTGaaagcttttaaagacacagagagagttAGGGTCACACTGCAGTGGGAATTGTACTGGTTGTGAAAGCAAAGAGGAAGAGGGCGTGTCTAGATTTCAACCAATCACAACGTCCAGATTAGTTCCACTAAAGTCTAAACAAGACAACTTTGGAATTGAGAGCATCTTTTGCATATAGAATTCATGACGGGCTTCCCTGAAAGAATAGGATCGGTTGACACAGAGGAGCAATGTAAAGGTGAACTAAATGGTCTTACAGTCGTAGCTTGAATTACTCCAGATAAGCATGTGCACAATACGAGAGGGGCTCTCACATTATGagaagaacaaaaataaacatggtgAATGGAACTTTAAGCAGATGACAAATGTGTAGACGAATGTCAACAATATCGACAAGCAGGGATGCAGCTCCTGACGCACATTACAAATCAATATGTCACACTGACTGGATCATTACTGGAGAGTTAGAATGAACATCCCCACATAACTGTTGGGCGTTCAATATCTGTTGTGATAATGTTCTGTTTTGTTGTCTGCTACTTGAATCGATAAGAAATAAAGATCACACCTCTcattataacacaaataaaccgAAGTATCATTCTTGTCCATATCACAAACAATGTTTGACTGAAGTTCAGAGATAAAACCTATCCCGATAGTTACAGTGATGCTGACCTTATTATAACactcaataaaagaaaaatatctcAAGTTTCTATATACACCAGGTAGTTCTGTAAAGTTTCAGTTTAGGTGATAGGTACCCTGTTGTGTTATAAAAGCCATTCCTGAAGCTAACATCCCTTCCCACAGCAGACGCTTCCATTGAAGAAAGTCCCTCAAATGTGACATCAGGGCTCCTTGAGTCCAAGAGATAGAGTGAGGGGCCCAAAGAAAGACTGTTGGGGGCTTTTCATCTAAAGCACAAAGCCAACGACTGCACAAACTATCTCAGCTCTCAGGGAGGAAACCTCAAAATCAAATCACGTGCTGAAAAACATCCAGAGTTTGTGACTTGTTAtcacaatgtaaaaatacattccGTCTTTTCTTGAATAATCCAAATATGCCACAGATGCATTTGTGATAATGCTTTGACATCCACTGGCACAATGGATCGTACTTTtatgaatgaatcatttgacACCTGGTACATTTAGTAATGAGTTTCTCAAGAGCACTTGCTTTAAAGTAATTTATCATGCATAATAGCGTTTACACTCACTTCTTTGTGATATGCTAATGTAATTATTTGGTATGACACTCCCTACTGCTTATTTATAAAACTATTATAAGCCTGTGGATTATTAAAATCACTTTGATAAATAATAGGTGTCAAAAGTCAGCCATGACTGAAATGTACGGCTTAGTTCCTAAGCAACAGACACATcacaaagaaaaagacaaaacctGACGGacggaagaaagaaatgaatgaggCCAATGCAGCCCCCCTGAACCACACCACACAATCAGAATCCAaaacaccacagcagagatGAGAGAAACAACATATCATAGCTCCAGAAAGTGGGACACCCAAATTTGGTTCAGTCCAAACCATGGAAGAAGCTGCTGATGGGGCGACGTGTCAAGAGACAAAAGCGGTCAGAAAACTGATGATTTTGATTCATGGGACAGTAAGAAATCAAATTATTTCAAAGTTAAACCAATAGTAAATATTGACCCTCCATCAAACACACCTTGACTGTCTCACTTTAGTTCAGAGTGAAACCAAATAACAGGCACTTGAACCCTTCCATCCCTTCAGTCTGATAAAGGAAGCTTTTTGCCATCATTTGTTGGTTGTTTCTATGGGTTGggtgtttatttactttctacCAGTGTCAATCAAATAACAAAGAATGCCCtccttaaatatttaagttaatgtaacaaataattaaataaataacataaacatactataaattgacatttaacaaaaacatgaaatatcaaGCAGACATTTGgtaacaatttgttttattaatagccTTTTAATTCTTATTTCATCAGTGGGAAAATAACTGAAACGTCTCTAGGGTACCATCTAGTGTGCGATAATAGAACCGTTTCATAAGCGCTATGTGACGTCATCAGGAAGCGACAGATGTACAGCAACCGCTGCATTCATTTGCGTCCTTGGCACTCTCTGCACTTTATATTAAGTTATTAAACCTTTTTCGGGTTATCACAATTTCAGCGACATCATACAGTAAATCAAGTAATGAGTCGTCTTTGGTAAGCGGTCAGAATGCATTTATGTAAATTAGAGCTACATTCTGAGAAACGGTCCTAAATATCTGCTAGCGACTGTCAAAGTCTTGCATCGATAACATACCTGAATATAAGTGTCGGTAACGAACCTTCTGTGCTTTTATCATGCAGATGAGACAGAGATGAGTGCTCCTACTTCCAGTGAACGCAAAGCTTGCTGGGGTGCCAGAGACGAGCTGTGGAAGTGTTTAGATCTCAATGAAGACAAGACATCTGCCTGTGAGAAACACCAGCGAGATTTTGAAGCCAAGTGTCCTGCTCAGTGGGTGAGGCCATGTTTTTGATTCAGAGATCCTGGTATTGTCTAATATTGAAAATTAGTCGTTCGAACCCATTCTACAGGTGTAGACAATTAGCATTTATTTGATTCAAGGGCTTCAGTGCAATTCCCAGCTAATATTTTCTGTTCCAGATGAAAAAAGAACCTTAAACATCATCCCACAGTTGTCCACTACTGGAGCGTTTTCCATTAAACCCGGTTTAACCCTAACGTTACCCATAACTTTGTAACACTGTAACGTTACCTCGGCAACATAGTATTTAGATATTGaagtaaattatataaataaccaAAGATTTCAATACTGGCTAGATtttaaagcagatatttattCACAGACCGATAAATAattaactttataaataaaggatTAGGTTGACTTTAAATTATTGTCTTACAACGTCAGTTTATCGGAGCTCCATCTTATGTTGCTTATACTTCTGGTCATTTAAACATGtcaaaactaaatatatatttattgtcttATATGTCAATGATAAAATAAAGAAGGTTAATAAAGTGATCGCTAAACTAATGAGGTTCAGCTAAATTATAGTCCAGAGTAGATCAAGCGCATGCGTCAGCTGGGGATGACCGCACACCTGCAGTAGCCAATCAGACTCTCGCAATAAATCTATAAAATGCAGGGATTAATAGTTGTTATAATTTAACTTTGCTTTaccataatataatattttttgcaatcaAAATTCGCATTTATAACATTCATTTGGCCTGCTGCTATTTTTGACTTATTTGTTTACACGTTTGTTAAGGTATTTTTACACAGCATTTCATCAAAATGCTACATAaccattttgtttttccacaatataaattatattactgtttaaaatgtttatgttttttgtgttgcattgtGCAATCACTATTTCTTCTAAACAGTATGTGTAGAAATAAACTGATTGTTTTAATTCAACGGCAGGTGAAGTATTTCGCCAAACGAAGGGACTTCTTGAAGTACAAGGAGAAAATACAAACCGAAGGATATGAACCCACAGAGGGAGCATCGAAATCAAGTTGAAACTGACTGCAGTTAATAACGCCGAACATCTGAGATGTGCCCTGGCCTCTAGACCAGCAATGGCATTAGTGCACTAAATATTTCCTTTCTAATGAGAAATTGTTGATCATTTCCAGATGATCTTATTTATGTAT
Coding sequences within:
- the LOC130421164 gene encoding cytochrome c oxidase assembly factor 6 homolog, which codes for MSAPTSSERKACWGARDELWKCLDLNEDKTSACEKHQRDFEAKCPAQWVKYFAKRRDFLKYKEKIQTEGYEPTEGASKSS